A genomic segment from Nicotiana tabacum cultivar K326 chromosome 7, ASM71507v2, whole genome shotgun sequence encodes:
- the LOC107828893 gene encoding nucleoside hydrolase 3-like isoform X2 — translation MKEKENVLFLREIVVMIMMVLMFLANLYGGVEGIHHPHRILVDTDMDTDDFFALLYLLKLNRSQMDLKAITISTNAWSDAGHAVNQVYDILYMMGRDDIAVGLGGEGGILPNGTILPNVGGYLPMIDQGNGTAGYCRYRQAIPVGPGGRLDIDSNFGFRKSFLPQGKRQYSPLRQPTAQQVMINIISSGPTVVYLIASHTSFALFLLTNPHLKKNIEHIYIMGGGVRSKNPTGCCPKNVSSSCQTQRCGDIGNVFTDYTSNPYAEFNFFMDPFSAYQVIHSGIPVTLVPLDATNTIPVTEKFIETFEKNQHTYEAQYCFKSLKMARDTWFDDQFNTSYFMWDSFMSGVAASIMQKQHNQHGENEFADMEYINITVITSNKPYGISDGSNPTVDGHKTPKFRLARNGVHSGHVQTRLRDPFCVEKNRRGRCQVLNQRENTGRYNFSTQFPYYKEVLYKPDFRGKHLGKNVVFDMDMSAGDFLALFYLLKLPVQEINLKAIIVSPTGWANAATIDSVYDLLHMMGRDDIPVGLGDVFAMNQSDPVFYAVGDCKYNKVIPQGSGGFLDSDTLYGLSRSLPRSPRRYTTENSVKYGALRDTDHPELRQPLALEVWESVVESLNPGSKVTILTNGPLTNIAKIVLAGENMTEAIQEILIVGGHINYDNTEKGNVINVPSNRFAELNMFLDPLAAKTVLSSELNITLIPLGIQRNVSVFPEILERLYQTKKTPEAIFARRLLSRLHHLQKTHHRYQHMDTFLGEIIGAVVLDGDYSVLKSTFGVKNIKVTASGIEYEDGQIVIEEKQSKSVRVLENLDPLAYYNAFANRLGDEKQSAVVGSFDEQRRIWNTPYNRKKTSP, via the exons ATGAAGGAGAAAGAGAACGTGTTGTTTTTACGTGAAATTGTTGTAATGATAATGATGGTGTTAATGTTCTTGGCAAATTTGTACGGTGGGGTAGAGGGTATTCATCACCCTCATCGAATTCTTGTGGATACAGATATGGACACTGATGATTTCTTTGCTCTTCTCTACCTTCTGAAGCTTAACCGATCCCAAATGGACTTGAAG GCAATAACTATTAGCACAAATGCATGGAGTGATGCAGGACATGCTGTTAATCAAGTATATGACATTCTTTACATGATGGGGCGTGACGATATTGCTGTTGGTTTAGGAGGTGAAGGTGGCATACTTCCCAATGGTACCATTCTGCCAAATGTTGGTGGATATTTGCCAATGATTGATCAG GGAAATGGCACAGCTGGATATTGTAGATATAGACAAGCTATTCCTGTGGGTCCCGGAGGACGTTTGGACATTGACTCAAATTTTGGGTTCCGAAAGAGCTTCCTTCCTCAG GGCAAGAGACAATATTCACCTCTTCGACAGCCAACAGCTCAGCAAGTAATGATCAACATTATTTCTTCCGGGCCTACAGTAGTTTATCTCATCGCGTCGCATACAAGTTTTGCACTATTTCTTCTAACTAATCCacatttgaagaaaaatattgaaCACATTTACATAATGGGAGGTGGTGTAAGGTCAAAAAATCCTACAGGTTGCTGTCCAAAGAATGTCAGCTCCTCTTGCCAAACTCAGCGGTGTGGTGACATTGGCAATGTATTCACAGATTACACAAGCAATCCTTATGCAGAGTTCAATTTCTTTATGGATCCTTTTTCTGCATATCAG GTAATTCATTCTGGTATTCCAGTTACTCTTGTCCCATTGGATGCCACAAACACGATTCCTGTAACTGAAAAGTTTATTGAAACTTTTGAGAAGAATCAGCACACTTACGAGGCACAGTACTGCTTCAAGTCCCTGAAAATGGCCCGTGATACTTGGTTTGATGACCAATTCAACACG AGTTATTTTATGTGGGACTCCTTTATGTCTGGTGTAGCTGCTTCAATCATGCAGAAACAACACAACCAGCATGGAGAAAATGAATTTGCAGATATGGAGTATATCAATATCACAGTAATTACTTCAAACAAGCCATATGGGATTTCTGATGGATCAAATCCAACTGTTGATGGTCATAAAACTCCAAAATTCAGATTGGCGAGAAATGGAGTTCATAGCGGCCATGTACAGACTAGACTTCGTGATCCATTTTGCGTAGAAAAGAACAGGAGGGGCAGATGCCAG GTCTTAAACCAAAGAGAAAACACTGGAAGATATAACTTTTCTACGCAATTCCCTTATTACAAAGAAGTACTTTACAAACCAGATTTTAGAGGCAAGCATCTTGGGAAGAATGTTGTGTTTGATATGGATATGAGTGCTGGAGATTTTCTAGCTCTCTTTTATCTCCTTAAGTTACCAGTACAAGAAATCAATCTCAAG GCTATAATTGTGAGTCCGACTGGCTGGGCGAATGCTGCAACAATTGATTCTGTGTATGATTTGCTTCATATGATGGGTCGTGATGACATTCCTGTTGGCCTCGGAGATGTGTTTGCAATGAACCAGTCTGATCCTGTTTTCTATGCAGTTGGTGACTGCAAGTACAACAAGGTTATTCCACAAGGTAGTGGCGGATTTCTCGACTCAGACACTCTTTACGGATTATCTCGTTCTTTGCCTCGAAGTCCTCGCAG ATATACAACTGAAAATTCTGTGAAATATGGAGCTCTAAGGGACACTGATCATCCTGAACTCAGACAACCTCTAGCACTAGAAGTGTGGGAGTCAGTGGTGGAATCACTCAATCCTGGATCCAAGGTTACCATTTTAACCAATGGTCCATTGACTAATATAGCAAAGATCGTTCTTGCAGGCGAGAATATGACCGAAGCTATCCAG GAAATACTAATTGTTGGGGGGCACATCAATTATGACAACACTGAGAAGGGAAATGTGATCAATGTTCCTTCAAATAGATTTGCGGAACTGAATATGTTTCTTGACCCTCTGGCTGCAAAGACAGTTTTGAGTTCAGAACTTAATATCACTCTCATTCCACTTGGCATACAGCGGAATGTCAGTGTATTTCCTGAAATTCTTGAACGACTTTACCAGACTAAAAAGACACCTGAAGCAATCTTTGCAAGACGTTTGCTTTCAAGGTTACACCACCTCCAAAAGACACATCACAGATACCAGCATATG GATACATTTCTTGGAGAAATCATTGGAGCAGTAGTTTTGGATGGTGACTATTCTGTACTAAAATCAACGTTTGGCGTCAAGAACATAAAAGTCACTGCCTCGGGGATTGAATATGAAGATGGACAGATAGTTATCGAAGAAAAGCAAAGCAAATCAGTAAGAGTATTGGAGAATCTGGATCCATTAGCTTATTACAACGCTTTTGCAAATCGACTAGGTGACGAAAAGCAGTCTGCAGTAGTTGGAAGCTTTGATGAGCAGAGAAGAATTTGGAATACACCATATAATAGAAAGAAAACTTCCCCTTAA
- the LOC107828893 gene encoding nucleoside hydrolase 3-like isoform X3 → MKEKENVLFLREIVVMIMMVLMFLANLYGGVEGIHHPHRILVDTDMDTDDFFALLYLLKLNRSQMDLKAITISTNAWSDAGHAVNQVYDILYMMGRDDIAVGLGGEGGILPNGTILPNVGGYLPMIDQGNGTAGYCRYRQAIPVGPGGRLDIDSNFGFRKSFLPQGKRQYSPLRQPTAQQVMINIISSGPTVVYLIASHTSFALFLLTNPHLKKNIEHIYIMGGGVRSKNPTGCCPKNVSSSCQTQRCGDIGNVFTDYTSNPYAEFNFFMDPFSAYQSYFMWDSFMSGVAASIMQKQHNQHGENEFADMEYINITVITSNKPYGISDGSNPTVDGHKTPKFRLARNGVHSGHVQTRLRDPFCVEKNRRGRCQDGYTKETVGAGGVPILVAIKAKHNQNANSVLDREFFVSFLDVLNQRENTGRYNFSTQFPYYKEVLYKPDFRGKHLGKNVVFDMDMSAGDFLALFYLLKLPVQEINLKAIIVSPTGWANAATIDSVYDLLHMMGRDDIPVGLGDVFAMNQSDPVFYAVGDCKYNKVIPQGSGGFLDSDTLYGLSRSLPRSPRRYTTENSVKYGALRDTDHPELRQPLALEVWESVVESLNPGSKVTILTNGPLTNIAKIVLAGENMTEAIQEILIVGGHINYDNTEKGNVINVPSNRFAELNMFLDPLAAKTVLSSELNITLIPLGIQRNVSVFPEILERLYQTKKTPEAIFARRLLSRLHHLQKTHHRYQHMDTFLGEIIGAVVLDGDYSVLKSTFGVKNIKVTASGIEYEDGQIVIEEKQSKSVRVLENLDPLAYYNAFANRLGDEKQSAVVGSFDEQRRIWNTPYNRKKTSP, encoded by the exons ATGAAGGAGAAAGAGAACGTGTTGTTTTTACGTGAAATTGTTGTAATGATAATGATGGTGTTAATGTTCTTGGCAAATTTGTACGGTGGGGTAGAGGGTATTCATCACCCTCATCGAATTCTTGTGGATACAGATATGGACACTGATGATTTCTTTGCTCTTCTCTACCTTCTGAAGCTTAACCGATCCCAAATGGACTTGAAG GCAATAACTATTAGCACAAATGCATGGAGTGATGCAGGACATGCTGTTAATCAAGTATATGACATTCTTTACATGATGGGGCGTGACGATATTGCTGTTGGTTTAGGAGGTGAAGGTGGCATACTTCCCAATGGTACCATTCTGCCAAATGTTGGTGGATATTTGCCAATGATTGATCAG GGAAATGGCACAGCTGGATATTGTAGATATAGACAAGCTATTCCTGTGGGTCCCGGAGGACGTTTGGACATTGACTCAAATTTTGGGTTCCGAAAGAGCTTCCTTCCTCAG GGCAAGAGACAATATTCACCTCTTCGACAGCCAACAGCTCAGCAAGTAATGATCAACATTATTTCTTCCGGGCCTACAGTAGTTTATCTCATCGCGTCGCATACAAGTTTTGCACTATTTCTTCTAACTAATCCacatttgaagaaaaatattgaaCACATTTACATAATGGGAGGTGGTGTAAGGTCAAAAAATCCTACAGGTTGCTGTCCAAAGAATGTCAGCTCCTCTTGCCAAACTCAGCGGTGTGGTGACATTGGCAATGTATTCACAGATTACACAAGCAATCCTTATGCAGAGTTCAATTTCTTTATGGATCCTTTTTCTGCATATCAG AGTTATTTTATGTGGGACTCCTTTATGTCTGGTGTAGCTGCTTCAATCATGCAGAAACAACACAACCAGCATGGAGAAAATGAATTTGCAGATATGGAGTATATCAATATCACAGTAATTACTTCAAACAAGCCATATGGGATTTCTGATGGATCAAATCCAACTGTTGATGGTCATAAAACTCCAAAATTCAGATTGGCGAGAAATGGAGTTCATAGCGGCCATGTACAGACTAGACTTCGTGATCCATTTTGCGTAGAAAAGAACAGGAGGGGCAGATGCCAG GACGGTTATACAAAAGAAACTGTTGGTGCAGGAGGAGTGCCTATTCTTGTTGCTATAAAAGCAAAACATAATCAAAATGCTAACAGTGTACTGGACAGAGAGTTTTTTGTTAGCTTTCTGGAT GTCTTAAACCAAAGAGAAAACACTGGAAGATATAACTTTTCTACGCAATTCCCTTATTACAAAGAAGTACTTTACAAACCAGATTTTAGAGGCAAGCATCTTGGGAAGAATGTTGTGTTTGATATGGATATGAGTGCTGGAGATTTTCTAGCTCTCTTTTATCTCCTTAAGTTACCAGTACAAGAAATCAATCTCAAG GCTATAATTGTGAGTCCGACTGGCTGGGCGAATGCTGCAACAATTGATTCTGTGTATGATTTGCTTCATATGATGGGTCGTGATGACATTCCTGTTGGCCTCGGAGATGTGTTTGCAATGAACCAGTCTGATCCTGTTTTCTATGCAGTTGGTGACTGCAAGTACAACAAGGTTATTCCACAAGGTAGTGGCGGATTTCTCGACTCAGACACTCTTTACGGATTATCTCGTTCTTTGCCTCGAAGTCCTCGCAG ATATACAACTGAAAATTCTGTGAAATATGGAGCTCTAAGGGACACTGATCATCCTGAACTCAGACAACCTCTAGCACTAGAAGTGTGGGAGTCAGTGGTGGAATCACTCAATCCTGGATCCAAGGTTACCATTTTAACCAATGGTCCATTGACTAATATAGCAAAGATCGTTCTTGCAGGCGAGAATATGACCGAAGCTATCCAG GAAATACTAATTGTTGGGGGGCACATCAATTATGACAACACTGAGAAGGGAAATGTGATCAATGTTCCTTCAAATAGATTTGCGGAACTGAATATGTTTCTTGACCCTCTGGCTGCAAAGACAGTTTTGAGTTCAGAACTTAATATCACTCTCATTCCACTTGGCATACAGCGGAATGTCAGTGTATTTCCTGAAATTCTTGAACGACTTTACCAGACTAAAAAGACACCTGAAGCAATCTTTGCAAGACGTTTGCTTTCAAGGTTACACCACCTCCAAAAGACACATCACAGATACCAGCATATG GATACATTTCTTGGAGAAATCATTGGAGCAGTAGTTTTGGATGGTGACTATTCTGTACTAAAATCAACGTTTGGCGTCAAGAACATAAAAGTCACTGCCTCGGGGATTGAATATGAAGATGGACAGATAGTTATCGAAGAAAAGCAAAGCAAATCAGTAAGAGTATTGGAGAATCTGGATCCATTAGCTTATTACAACGCTTTTGCAAATCGACTAGGTGACGAAAAGCAGTCTGCAGTAGTTGGAAGCTTTGATGAGCAGAGAAGAATTTGGAATACACCATATAATAGAAAGAAAACTTCCCCTTAA
- the LOC107828893 gene encoding nucleoside hydrolase 3-like isoform X1, whose product MKEKENVLFLREIVVMIMMVLMFLANLYGGVEGIHHPHRILVDTDMDTDDFFALLYLLKLNRSQMDLKAITISTNAWSDAGHAVNQVYDILYMMGRDDIAVGLGGEGGILPNGTILPNVGGYLPMIDQGNGTAGYCRYRQAIPVGPGGRLDIDSNFGFRKSFLPQGKRQYSPLRQPTAQQVMINIISSGPTVVYLIASHTSFALFLLTNPHLKKNIEHIYIMGGGVRSKNPTGCCPKNVSSSCQTQRCGDIGNVFTDYTSNPYAEFNFFMDPFSAYQVIHSGIPVTLVPLDATNTIPVTEKFIETFEKNQHTYEAQYCFKSLKMARDTWFDDQFNTSYFMWDSFMSGVAASIMQKQHNQHGENEFADMEYINITVITSNKPYGISDGSNPTVDGHKTPKFRLARNGVHSGHVQTRLRDPFCVEKNRRGRCQDGYTKETVGAGGVPILVAIKAKHNQNANSVLDREFFVSFLDVLNQRENTGRYNFSTQFPYYKEVLYKPDFRGKHLGKNVVFDMDMSAGDFLALFYLLKLPVQEINLKAIIVSPTGWANAATIDSVYDLLHMMGRDDIPVGLGDVFAMNQSDPVFYAVGDCKYNKVIPQGSGGFLDSDTLYGLSRSLPRSPRRYTTENSVKYGALRDTDHPELRQPLALEVWESVVESLNPGSKVTILTNGPLTNIAKIVLAGENMTEAIQEILIVGGHINYDNTEKGNVINVPSNRFAELNMFLDPLAAKTVLSSELNITLIPLGIQRNVSVFPEILERLYQTKKTPEAIFARRLLSRLHHLQKTHHRYQHMDTFLGEIIGAVVLDGDYSVLKSTFGVKNIKVTASGIEYEDGQIVIEEKQSKSVRVLENLDPLAYYNAFANRLGDEKQSAVVGSFDEQRRIWNTPYNRKKTSP is encoded by the exons ATGAAGGAGAAAGAGAACGTGTTGTTTTTACGTGAAATTGTTGTAATGATAATGATGGTGTTAATGTTCTTGGCAAATTTGTACGGTGGGGTAGAGGGTATTCATCACCCTCATCGAATTCTTGTGGATACAGATATGGACACTGATGATTTCTTTGCTCTTCTCTACCTTCTGAAGCTTAACCGATCCCAAATGGACTTGAAG GCAATAACTATTAGCACAAATGCATGGAGTGATGCAGGACATGCTGTTAATCAAGTATATGACATTCTTTACATGATGGGGCGTGACGATATTGCTGTTGGTTTAGGAGGTGAAGGTGGCATACTTCCCAATGGTACCATTCTGCCAAATGTTGGTGGATATTTGCCAATGATTGATCAG GGAAATGGCACAGCTGGATATTGTAGATATAGACAAGCTATTCCTGTGGGTCCCGGAGGACGTTTGGACATTGACTCAAATTTTGGGTTCCGAAAGAGCTTCCTTCCTCAG GGCAAGAGACAATATTCACCTCTTCGACAGCCAACAGCTCAGCAAGTAATGATCAACATTATTTCTTCCGGGCCTACAGTAGTTTATCTCATCGCGTCGCATACAAGTTTTGCACTATTTCTTCTAACTAATCCacatttgaagaaaaatattgaaCACATTTACATAATGGGAGGTGGTGTAAGGTCAAAAAATCCTACAGGTTGCTGTCCAAAGAATGTCAGCTCCTCTTGCCAAACTCAGCGGTGTGGTGACATTGGCAATGTATTCACAGATTACACAAGCAATCCTTATGCAGAGTTCAATTTCTTTATGGATCCTTTTTCTGCATATCAG GTAATTCATTCTGGTATTCCAGTTACTCTTGTCCCATTGGATGCCACAAACACGATTCCTGTAACTGAAAAGTTTATTGAAACTTTTGAGAAGAATCAGCACACTTACGAGGCACAGTACTGCTTCAAGTCCCTGAAAATGGCCCGTGATACTTGGTTTGATGACCAATTCAACACG AGTTATTTTATGTGGGACTCCTTTATGTCTGGTGTAGCTGCTTCAATCATGCAGAAACAACACAACCAGCATGGAGAAAATGAATTTGCAGATATGGAGTATATCAATATCACAGTAATTACTTCAAACAAGCCATATGGGATTTCTGATGGATCAAATCCAACTGTTGATGGTCATAAAACTCCAAAATTCAGATTGGCGAGAAATGGAGTTCATAGCGGCCATGTACAGACTAGACTTCGTGATCCATTTTGCGTAGAAAAGAACAGGAGGGGCAGATGCCAG GACGGTTATACAAAAGAAACTGTTGGTGCAGGAGGAGTGCCTATTCTTGTTGCTATAAAAGCAAAACATAATCAAAATGCTAACAGTGTACTGGACAGAGAGTTTTTTGTTAGCTTTCTGGAT GTCTTAAACCAAAGAGAAAACACTGGAAGATATAACTTTTCTACGCAATTCCCTTATTACAAAGAAGTACTTTACAAACCAGATTTTAGAGGCAAGCATCTTGGGAAGAATGTTGTGTTTGATATGGATATGAGTGCTGGAGATTTTCTAGCTCTCTTTTATCTCCTTAAGTTACCAGTACAAGAAATCAATCTCAAG GCTATAATTGTGAGTCCGACTGGCTGGGCGAATGCTGCAACAATTGATTCTGTGTATGATTTGCTTCATATGATGGGTCGTGATGACATTCCTGTTGGCCTCGGAGATGTGTTTGCAATGAACCAGTCTGATCCTGTTTTCTATGCAGTTGGTGACTGCAAGTACAACAAGGTTATTCCACAAGGTAGTGGCGGATTTCTCGACTCAGACACTCTTTACGGATTATCTCGTTCTTTGCCTCGAAGTCCTCGCAG ATATACAACTGAAAATTCTGTGAAATATGGAGCTCTAAGGGACACTGATCATCCTGAACTCAGACAACCTCTAGCACTAGAAGTGTGGGAGTCAGTGGTGGAATCACTCAATCCTGGATCCAAGGTTACCATTTTAACCAATGGTCCATTGACTAATATAGCAAAGATCGTTCTTGCAGGCGAGAATATGACCGAAGCTATCCAG GAAATACTAATTGTTGGGGGGCACATCAATTATGACAACACTGAGAAGGGAAATGTGATCAATGTTCCTTCAAATAGATTTGCGGAACTGAATATGTTTCTTGACCCTCTGGCTGCAAAGACAGTTTTGAGTTCAGAACTTAATATCACTCTCATTCCACTTGGCATACAGCGGAATGTCAGTGTATTTCCTGAAATTCTTGAACGACTTTACCAGACTAAAAAGACACCTGAAGCAATCTTTGCAAGACGTTTGCTTTCAAGGTTACACCACCTCCAAAAGACACATCACAGATACCAGCATATG GATACATTTCTTGGAGAAATCATTGGAGCAGTAGTTTTGGATGGTGACTATTCTGTACTAAAATCAACGTTTGGCGTCAAGAACATAAAAGTCACTGCCTCGGGGATTGAATATGAAGATGGACAGATAGTTATCGAAGAAAAGCAAAGCAAATCAGTAAGAGTATTGGAGAATCTGGATCCATTAGCTTATTACAACGCTTTTGCAAATCGACTAGGTGACGAAAAGCAGTCTGCAGTAGTTGGAAGCTTTGATGAGCAGAGAAGAATTTGGAATACACCATATAATAGAAAGAAAACTTCCCCTTAA